From one Trueperella pyogenes genomic stretch:
- a CDS encoding NAD kinase has product MGIVTHERRHAGEDARAARERLVAAGAQAFFVDEEAERLVSADLLLVLGGDGTILRAAELARPFETPILGINFGHVGFLAEEDPSGFPQVVQAIVERRWTVDSRLTIDVKVTYPDGHTTMDWALNEASIEKGPDVRMIEADIGVDQLGLSSFKADAVVLSTPTGSTAYSFSAGGPIVWPDVEALLLTPIAAHALFARPLVVSKDSILEVRLRSDNAVVWCDGRRKIEAPEGSFITAVKGTHPVRLARLNDTPFSGRLVRKFHLPVEGWRRPKDRS; this is encoded by the coding sequence GTGGGAATCGTCACTCACGAGCGGCGTCATGCAGGTGAGGATGCACGGGCGGCACGTGAAAGGCTCGTAGCGGCCGGTGCACAGGCTTTCTTCGTCGACGAGGAAGCCGAACGTCTGGTGAGCGCAGATTTGTTGCTCGTCCTCGGAGGCGACGGCACTATCCTGCGTGCCGCCGAGCTCGCACGGCCATTCGAAACCCCAATTCTCGGCATCAATTTCGGGCACGTGGGCTTCCTCGCGGAGGAAGATCCTTCGGGATTTCCGCAAGTCGTCCAGGCTATTGTCGAGCGGAGGTGGACAGTCGATTCGCGGCTGACTATCGACGTGAAAGTCACCTATCCCGATGGGCACACGACGATGGACTGGGCTCTCAATGAGGCCTCGATCGAGAAAGGCCCAGACGTGCGCATGATCGAAGCGGACATCGGCGTGGATCAGTTGGGGTTGTCCTCTTTTAAGGCCGACGCCGTAGTGCTCTCGACCCCCACAGGCTCGACTGCCTACAGTTTCTCAGCTGGGGGCCCCATTGTATGGCCGGATGTGGAGGCTTTGTTGCTGACCCCGATTGCCGCGCATGCCCTCTTCGCCCGCCCACTGGTGGTCTCGAAAGACTCCATATTGGAGGTGCGTCTCCGCTCTGATAACGCCGTCGTGTGGTGTGACGGCCGGCGCAAGATTGAAGCGCCTGAGGGGTCTTTCATCACTGCAGTCAAGGGCACCCATCCGGTTCGGCTAGCGCGCCTGAATGACACGCCATTTTCGGGGCGACTTGTTCGTAAGTTTCACTTGCCGGTCGAAGGCTGGCGCAGACCGAAGGACCGCTCGTGA
- a CDS encoding TlyA family RNA methyltransferase, with the protein MAKLIRVDAELVRRHLARSRQDAADLIHSGRVLLDGMVVTKPARQMDPAQALIVAEGERDDYVSRGAHKLIGALEYLGESAPLIDGVRALDAGASTGGFTDVLLRRGAKEVLAVDVGYGQLAWRLREDPRVVVMERTNVRTLSPEAVAPAPELVVGDLSFISLTLVIPALARCASDSADFLLMVKPQFEIGKGRLSAGGVVRDPAQHVETVTKVAVAGREAGLAICAVAPSPLPGPAGNVEYFLHMKAGGIDLGDSLDTAIESAVASGPAGSQLQEEH; encoded by the coding sequence ATGGCTAAGCTCATTCGGGTCGATGCGGAGCTAGTGCGGCGTCATCTTGCGCGTTCGCGTCAGGATGCCGCGGATCTGATCCACTCTGGCCGGGTACTGCTCGACGGGATGGTCGTGACGAAACCGGCGCGTCAGATGGATCCTGCGCAGGCCCTTATCGTGGCTGAAGGCGAACGTGACGACTACGTCTCGCGTGGTGCCCACAAGCTGATTGGCGCTCTCGAATACTTGGGAGAAAGTGCCCCGCTTATCGACGGCGTGCGTGCGCTGGACGCGGGCGCATCCACGGGCGGCTTTACCGACGTGCTCTTGCGGCGTGGTGCAAAGGAGGTCCTCGCGGTCGACGTCGGCTACGGCCAGTTGGCGTGGCGGTTGCGGGAAGATCCCCGTGTCGTCGTCATGGAACGCACAAACGTGCGCACCCTGTCGCCGGAGGCGGTAGCGCCGGCACCAGAGCTCGTCGTCGGTGACCTGTCGTTTATCTCTCTCACGCTGGTGATTCCTGCGCTGGCTCGCTGCGCAAGTGACAGCGCCGATTTCCTCCTCATGGTCAAGCCCCAGTTTGAGATCGGGAAGGGTCGGCTTAGCGCGGGCGGCGTCGTGCGTGATCCGGCGCAGCACGTGGAGACGGTGACAAAGGTGGCGGTGGCTGGACGCGAGGCTGGCTTGGCCATATGCGCAGTTGCGCCATCGCCGTTGCCTGGGCCAGCCGGAAATGTAGAGTATTTCTTGCATATGAAAGCTGGAGGGATAGACCTAGGAGATAGTCTGGACACGGCCATTGAAAGTGCGGTAGCTTCGGGACCAGCTGGTTCACAACTCCAGGAGGAGCATTGA